In Leptospira congkakensis, a single window of DNA contains:
- the thiE gene encoding thiamine phosphate synthase yields the protein MVNKFKIQGVYLVTDRPLCLYHSLSEVVRLAALGGVSLVQLREKETNSRKFLELAKYLKEILSPFSVPLLINDRLDICLAAGADGVHLGQSDLPWWEARRILGNDALIGLSLETKEDYHSLIQTHPNPPLDYLAVSPVFDTNTKTNTKPAWGLTGVTWLKEKTNLPIVAIGGVNESNAKSIIDAGADSLAVVSAICSAKDPKLATETLSKKFH from the coding sequence ATGGTGAATAAATTCAAAATTCAAGGGGTTTATTTGGTAACAGATAGACCCTTATGCCTCTACCACAGTTTGTCAGAGGTAGTGCGTCTTGCTGCACTTGGTGGAGTAAGCCTTGTGCAACTGAGAGAAAAAGAAACCAACTCCCGCAAATTTTTAGAACTCGCTAAATACTTAAAAGAAATCCTATCTCCTTTTTCAGTTCCTCTTCTTATCAATGATCGTTTGGATATTTGTTTGGCGGCCGGCGCGGATGGGGTTCATCTCGGGCAATCTGATCTGCCATGGTGGGAAGCACGCCGGATCTTAGGAAACGATGCCCTTATTGGTTTATCCTTAGAAACAAAAGAAGACTACCACTCTCTCATCCAAACCCATCCAAACCCTCCGCTAGATTATCTGGCAGTTTCTCCCGTATTTGATACCAATACAAAAACCAATACCAAACCGGCCTGGGGATTAACAGGAGTTACCTGGTTAAAGGAAAAAACGAATCTTCCCATCGTTGCCATTGGGGGAGTGAATGAATCCAATGCAAAATCCATCATTGATGCAGGAGCAGATTCCCTGGCGGTCGTCAGTGCGATTTGTTCTGCAAAAGATCCGAAATTGGCGACGGAAACTCTATCGAAAAAATTCCATTGA
- the queG gene encoding tRNA epoxyqueuosine(34) reductase QueG, with protein sequence MTNPIYQIRSQIKTICEEEGFSFVGFAEAKIPKADREYLDEWIREERFGNMHWFAKDHAVGIRNEFQNLGLVPRSAICLGFVYRSSAGEEIVSQMESKVSRYALGSDYHIILKEKGNRILKILRGEFPNYKFRQSVDSLPVAEKILTKESGIVWQGKNTNLIHPKLGSYFFLSTILTDLELGGPDPEEIITDHCGSCRKCLDVCPTNALEEYKMDASKCISYLTIEDREETKVTDSFLKWDRKGWVYGCDLCQEVCPWNANVAKRNKVETSEPEFLPRYFWTDPGFLEKKSLTKQEFDDYFKDSPIERIGFEIWNRNLQHLNEKESS encoded by the coding sequence ATGACAAATCCAATCTATCAGATCCGTTCTCAAATTAAAACCATTTGTGAGGAAGAAGGATTTTCTTTCGTTGGGTTTGCGGAAGCAAAAATTCCCAAGGCAGACCGCGAATATTTGGACGAATGGATTCGGGAAGAACGGTTTGGGAATATGCACTGGTTTGCCAAAGACCATGCGGTAGGGATTCGAAATGAATTCCAAAATTTGGGCCTTGTGCCTCGTTCTGCGATATGCCTTGGTTTTGTATATAGGTCAAGTGCGGGTGAAGAGATAGTGTCCCAAATGGAATCCAAAGTGTCTCGTTATGCGTTAGGTTCCGATTATCACATCATTCTAAAAGAAAAAGGAAATAGGATACTAAAAATCCTTCGTGGTGAGTTCCCCAATTATAAATTTCGCCAATCCGTAGATAGTTTGCCCGTAGCAGAAAAAATTCTCACAAAAGAATCGGGAATTGTTTGGCAGGGGAAAAATACCAACCTCATCCATCCAAAACTTGGATCTTACTTTTTTCTTTCCACCATTCTCACCGATTTAGAATTAGGCGGCCCCGATCCAGAAGAAATCATCACAGACCATTGTGGGAGTTGTCGAAAGTGTTTGGATGTATGTCCCACAAATGCTCTCGAAGAATATAAAATGGATGCTAGTAAATGTATTTCTTATTTAACCATTGAAGACAGAGAAGAAACAAAGGTAACAGATTCTTTTTTAAAGTGGGATCGGAAAGGTTGGGTGTATGGATGTGATCTTTGCCAAGAAGTTTGCCCTTGGAATGCCAATGTTGCTAAACGAAACAAAGTGGAAACTTCGGAACCAGAATTTTTACCCAGATATTTCTGGACAGATCCAGGTTTTTTGGAAAAAAAATCTCTCACCAAACAAGAATTCGATGATTATTTTAAAGATTCACCGATTGAAAGGATTGGATTTGAAATTTGGAACCGGAATTTGCAACATTTGAATGAAAAAGAATCAAGCTGA
- a CDS encoding LIC_11502 family protein: MGELGNEVYLTEIQGQLPSHLYVHVPKLVSLFPQIEALVTLPKGLPELLRKGIYFALLQSVVRLLERNTDPLLPEILPEYGELIRSVSETYFALNPELESNWLAECIQYGDKSAYHWEWKHFDSHELF; the protein is encoded by the coding sequence ATGGGTGAATTGGGGAACGAAGTTTATCTTACAGAAATTCAAGGCCAGTTGCCAAGCCATTTGTACGTTCATGTCCCAAAACTAGTTTCCCTATTCCCACAAATTGAGGCCCTTGTCACTCTTCCCAAAGGACTTCCAGAACTTTTGAGAAAGGGAATTTACTTCGCTCTACTCCAATCAGTCGTTCGACTTCTCGAAAGAAACACAGACCCACTCTTACCCGAAATCCTTCCTGAGTATGGGGAGCTGATCCGTTCGGTTTCTGAAACCTATTTCGCACTTAACCCGGAATTGGAATCCAATTGGCTTGCGGAATGCATTCAATATGGAGACAAATCTGCCTACCACTGGGAATGGAAACATTTTGATTCACATGAGTTGTTTTAA
- a CDS encoding acyl-CoA thioesterase, which produces MIRTEIQIRFNDMDPMRRVNNSSYSTYLELARLDFCNRYLNVSELDDIPFVLARVEMDLKASVLPGASIFVETWVSAIGTTSWEFSYEIRDKDSNTVYVSAKTVQVYFDYRAKTKKPIPLKFLKSLEKERL; this is translated from the coding sequence ATGATTCGTACTGAAATTCAAATTCGATTTAATGACATGGACCCAATGCGAAGGGTCAATAACTCTAGTTATTCGACTTATCTAGAATTAGCAAGATTAGATTTTTGTAATCGTTATCTAAATGTTTCGGAACTGGATGACATTCCTTTTGTTCTGGCACGAGTGGAAATGGATTTGAAGGCTTCTGTTCTCCCAGGTGCTTCCATCTTTGTCGAGACTTGGGTCTCTGCCATTGGAACCACCTCTTGGGAATTTTCATATGAAATTCGTGACAAGGACTCAAACACAGTTTATGTATCTGCCAAAACGGTTCAGGTTTATTTTGATTATAGAGCCAAAACTAAAAAACCAATCCCCCTTAAATTTCTAAAATCTTTAGAAAAGGAACGATTGTAA
- a CDS encoding cell envelope biogenesis protein OmpA: MVWISLMLVGTGFLLFWVWRKSPKINSYVLPVRKEKQQALEKNTKALVSDIREFSVFFGAGSSQLEKDSVETLRTNLEPSFLSQIGYITLIGSADASGPLVKNRRLVKDRVRTVERYLVSLGISKDKMNQTYLEPSIGNGSASRRWLRSVKIQIQIET, translated from the coding sequence ATGGTTTGGATTTCCCTAATGTTAGTTGGTACGGGTTTTCTCCTTTTTTGGGTTTGGAGAAAAAGTCCAAAAATTAACAGCTATGTACTTCCTGTACGCAAAGAAAAACAGCAAGCACTGGAAAAAAATACCAAGGCATTAGTATCTGATATCCGGGAATTTTCTGTTTTTTTTGGAGCCGGTTCTTCTCAATTGGAAAAAGATTCGGTAGAAACATTGCGAACAAACTTGGAACCTTCTTTCCTCTCCCAAATAGGATATATCACTTTAATTGGTTCGGCCGATGCATCAGGCCCTCTGGTAAAAAACCGACGTTTGGTAAAAGATAGAGTCCGAACGGTGGAACGGTATTTGGTATCTTTAGGTATCTCTAAAGATAAAATGAATCAAACTTATTTAGAACCAAGTATCGGTAATGGTTCTGCTTCGCGTAGGTGGTTGCGATCTGTAAAGATCCAAATCCAAATAGAAACATAA